From the genome of Carassius auratus strain Wakin chromosome 29, ASM336829v1, whole genome shotgun sequence:
TAGCAGCAAATCAAATCCTGTGCTTTCAGTCTCTCGCTTCGCTTAACACGCACacgaaaatcatgaaaatatacagAGAGAACATTTCATTGACTATTAGCCCCCCACTTCCCCCAAAACCCTTCACTTCATTCGTTCAATATCTCCGGGACGGAAAACGAGACCAAAGTTCAAAGCTGAAAGTTCAAAGTGCTGTGAATTACTGTGAAATATTCCTTCATGTCAGAGTCCATTCTCAAGTCGGTTCGGTTCACCTCCTTGGTTTGTCACATCTGGGAAAGTAAGTggaaaaatcacaaatgaaatCTTTACAACATCCCAATTATTGACCCTagatatgaatataattaaaccTTCTCTCAAGGTTTCTGCCAAGAAGGTCTTCTATAGTTTCAGAAGAGATGCATCAATGTCTTAAACTGAACTCAACTCCAACATTTCTCATGAAATGTTCATCTTTACACTCTTTTCCATAAATAAACAACTAAATCTAGGAGAATGAGTTGATGTTTAAAGCAGTAGCAGTTGTTTGTATGGAAACAAACATTCTACCAAACATCTCCATTTGTCTCCAGAGTGCAATTTCTGAGCAACACAACTTTTGTCAAGAGATGTACATGACGATACAGAAACAGGAAGGCCAGTGTTGCACTAACATATGTAGATACACAAGAAAGTGTAGATTCACAAACACACCTGCAGGTCCTTTCGTTGAGTTCTAGTTGTCTAGACCTGCAGTCGGCTTCAGAGTGTTTACAGGAGCACTGACACGTCTCAGGGTCTTGAATAAACAACCTTCTTCTCCTCTCAGAGCATGTAGCACAGCAAGGCTCACACTGACTACTGAAAAGAGACAGAATGCGAGAAAAGGAAAAGGATTGGGGGAGATTACAGCGGACACAGTCATGGCAAATATTATTAAACACttccactcaaacacacatacacaaacactaaTTTTTTTGAGCAACAGGGTTTGCCCCTTCAGGGGGTCCAAGGGGGGTTTGTAGAGTGTGCATAGCTGATGTTAGGCAGGAAGTGAAGGCCATGCACCAGCAAGCTCAGTTGATGCAaggaaaaaccaaacaaacacaatcGGTTTCAGAAAAGCATACTGGAATAAGAGTCAGAGAGAGCGAAGTGCATGAAAATCCAGAGTTTCTGTTTATTGCTTTTTGTAGTGTTGGATCAGGGTCATTAGGACACAAGTACAGTACAAAACGCTGGACTCCAAGAGGAAGATTCACACATATTTGAGCCAACTGACCTTATCTGAAGCCAATATTTCTCTGAGGACATGCTTAATCAAAGCCACGGCCTAACTTCAATTCACAACAGTGTAAACTTTTGGCATGAAAAACATGCACAAGATTTTATTTTACCCATTATaattgagagagagagcattGTGTTAGGGAAATGTCACAAGTCAGATTTCAACCCACATAAGCATCTCGATGTTCTGAGCATTAAGTCACAGCTCTGGCCACAATCAGATTTTACATCCAAATTTGAAATCCAAATCTTCTTGGGGAATGACAAAAATTCAGTGTGAATAGTTATGGTGCAAAATAACTACTTTCATGCTCTTTTGCCTAAACAAGCCTCGAATctaatttaactttttatatgTAAACCCAAACCCCAGCCCTCAGAAAAATACTGACCTCAAAAGCATCAGTCCCACAGGAGCAGACTGTCCCCCGTGTATGTATTTCTTTGGTCTTTCAGTTTCATTGAAACACAGTTCATTTCCCAATTACTGGGAGAAGCACCAAGGTAAACAGGCTGTTTGACTTTTGTAATGCTGTGCGGCAGAGCTCACGCAGCATGACAAGACCAAACTCACagcaatgaattaaaaaaaagcatctcACACAATCCTTCTCATCTGTCGGAGAGGACATAACTGATGCGAGGATGACGGTAAGTCCTCATTCAAATAtgagaacaaaaaacacattgcaAAAACAGGAAGCAGCACAAACAAGTTTGTGATTCCAACACAAATATTGCAATAGATTAGTACCATCGACTGAAAGCCATGCTGGGTGGATCGGGTGAGTTTGTATGTCGTATACCTCCTCACCCAATCATAGAGCTTGATTTATTGGGCACAACCTATAGAGCTCAACTGTAGGGTTCCAGAAATagaaatcccattcattttctccattaaAACACAGACAGCCCTATGAGCTCATAGGCTGTTAAGTGGCGGTGCTTTTGCAGATGGTGCATTTGCGATTTTTCACTTCTGAATTCCTATGAAGTGCTGCACTAGTTAGATTCCTTAAGTGAGATCCCGAGAACCTGAAAACCAATCTTGGAAATAAGAacaagtctctttttttttttttaagttgcttttGAGATCGACTACTTCTATAAAGCACTGCTATTGATGAAATCCAAAAAGCTTCTACGACCGCAATCAATGTATATATCTGATTATTTTGCAACAAACATCTCATATAAGATGAATTGTctctgtataatttattttatgcttgTATTCAATGACTTGTCAGGCTTGTTAGTGTATTGTGGCTATTGTTTGGATTACATCATTCACAATGCTGCATGGGATGAATAGTTAGATCTCTCGTAAAAGACTGCTATTTTCCAAACACTTTCTTTGTTCGAATTAAAAGTTATAGTCATGTGATTCTTCTTGGTTTGGTTGAAGGCTTTGCAATCTTTGCTGAGGAAGTTTTTGAAATGCCTGAAGAGAATGAatggaaaatgaatgggaaaataaTTCGAAGTGAAAAAGCGGGTGGTTGCGCTCTACTTGATTTGTACCCAAAAAAAACTCCTAAACAATTTGACCAAACTTGTCAATGTTAATGGTTCGGCATTAGTGAGTCAAGCTCTGTGAAAGCAGAGATCGGGCATGAGGTTTTGTCGGATGGTCAGTTTTAATTAATTGGCGCATGAGATGATGGATTAATGGCAATTAACAACGTCCGACAGGAATGCACTGATTAAAGGAGGAATAAAATCTCCTCCCAAATTAATCTGACGACCAAGACTGTCACACTCAGGTGCAGGTGAGAGGAGGCGAACGCAGAGGTGACGTACAAATCCTGCTTTTtttcactgtttttctttctctttcgctTTTGGCCTTTGCCCTTCCGGGGTTTTCTGGAAAGGGAACATGACAAACAAAGAAGAACATCGAGAAACAAAATCTGAATCGGGGTTGTTGAAAAAGATCCAACACAGCTTGCAATGAATGTACTGTAGTGCTAAAATGATCCAGACATTAGCAAACATGTCTCTTCTTATTCTTGTATAAGTGCCTGACACAACAGCAAACCACACGAGACCTGAATTAGAAATTAAAAGCCGGTCAGGCTCAGGGGAAATTCGCCAATTCTTCAAATTCTCTCACACGAAGATGTTTCAATGAATAGgacattaaatattcaaaagCTTCAGAAATGTTTGCGGGGTTCCAGGCACACTGATTCAATCCCAACCAAAGCTCAACATCTACCGGTGAGTTTTAACTCTTATTTTAGTGACTTCTAATCAGAAAACTGATCAATCAGCAAATCAACACACAGTATTGGCAACACACACGTCCATTTATCTTTCAGATAGCCGAGGATCCTTGCATATCACGTCAGACACGTCAGGCAGCAAGAATGTGAACTTTCCCCTCTCAAAATCACAGTATGAACTGAAGTACCGCGGTCCGTATATGGTTATTTGCATTAGTGGTTTACCGACATGGGTTTTTCAATGCGCAATGGAAATAACTGAATTGCAAGATGTCTAATAGAGATGCAGCTGAGACTAAAACATTTGAAAGCATTTCATAAAGGCATCTCTTACAAACATTACGAAGTTGACGCTCTTTAAACAGAATATCAGGACTGTACTGTTGACACATCGGGTGGGTTATTATCTAGgattacatttattgttttttagaGGTCAGATTTAATCATGTTATGAGGCAGTTGTCTTTGAACACGCTGAGGAACAGCTTCTGTGTCAAAGGGCCACTTGTTTACCAGAACCAGAAAGCATTCAACTTTTTAACCCCGTTGAGATAACCTCTGACCCGTAACACATCAGCCACAAGATCAACACCCTCTCTGCAAAAGCGCCAACTTCAGTAAACTTCTTAAACACTTTGGCCCACGTTCTCTGGCGAGAGGGAGTCATCAGAGATGGGGTTGACTGACCGCTGCAGTGTCTCTGAGGAGTGGAAACGGCCTTGTGAACAAAAGCACAAAACCTTGTCTTATCGCCCGACGTAAAGACACTTCAGAGATGACAAATCCCTCTCTTACCTCAGATCATAAAGCAGAGCTTAAAGATTGAATATGGGGCGAGGGCATTGAACTAGCGGGCGAAACTCACACACCTGTTCACGCAGCTCTTTACACATCTGAGGTGTTGAATTTACACCTGAGAAACCAACGTGCGATGACATGAAGACATCAAACAGGAAGTGAGATAAGACAGTAGCGTAAGGGTCAGAGAGTCTCTGTTCTTCTATAGACTGTTGTATTAACAAAAGCAGTAGTTCTAGTCCGAgaattatgaatttatatataacaattccgaatttatattatttataaagttcaaattgtgagataaaaaaagtcagaattgttagataaaagtcacaattaccctcttttatttttttgttctgtggCGTAAATAAACTTCCATATTTGTTCTGTAAAGACTTTCATAAAGTGGAGCAATTATTGCAACTAAACAGCCACTGTAGTCGAGGAATACAGTAAatacacactttaaaataaactctcaaataaaataaaaggctatTTAGGAAGAATGTATATGTATTATGAGAGATAGTAATAATTTTTAACTAAATACATTAAAgcactgaatgcatttattttataatgataaaCAAATTGTTTAATCAGAGCtgaactgattcactgaaataaataattactaaaaaaatctttgttttaatgTTCTCTAAACAAAATGAGAACTTGTTAAGAAAACGTGACAAAAAcgtgaaataaaaaaacattcacaatatTGTCTAAATTTATATTGCTAATGTTGGCAAAAAATATTGTGTATACTTTCTATATATAGCCATGATTTTTTCGAGATCTAAATCACCTGTTCGCGTGGTTCAACAACAATGAAGAGCTCCACTGTTCTCTCACGATCAGATTTTATGGCTTTATGTAACATGAAAAGCAGGGAGATGAGATGAAAGGAccaggaagaaaagaaaaacaggaagGAATACACCTAGCTGGAGATAAGGGTGACTGAGATAAAGGCAGAGAGATTGATGGAGGGGAAGACGACAAAATAGAGCGAGAACAgaagcatgcacacacatacagcatcaCCACACGAGAACAACAAAactcacttttcttttttctccagtGCATCTTTCCTTGGCCTGAAAGAGCAACAAAAAAAGCGACCCATTACCTCAGtgaacatgtttgtttgtgtgcacacAACAAACACACTTAGAATTAAAGACCTGCACACATATGAAACAGTACAGAAGCAGTCATACGTCAACTAAATTAATACAACTAGAAATGTAGTGTTCCTGTTgatcaattggtagagcattgcattggtttgattccccgggaacacatgatagataaaaattgatagcctgaatgcactgtaagtctctttggataaaagagtctgctaaatgcatatattaatttatttatttagaaatgcaaTTACTGTCTGTAGCAATTACGGCATAATTAGCTATAAAGTTTCTGTGTTTATGTACGTGTGTTGAAATGAGGCTTCTTACCGACACTGGCATTCACTGTGTTCTGCAAAACTCATGAAAAAGTCACCCTGATGACGGAGAGGTTTCAGTCTTTTAATCTAGAGAAGAAAGCAATAACACGTTAAAACAGCACATCATAGACAAACAGGCAGTGTTAGTGTTACGCAAAGCACTACCTAAAAATTGGGTACTCTTATTCAGGAGAAACCCTGCTGGCTTGGCCAAAAAGAGAGAGATAAGAGGTTTGAGTGTGGGAGACAAAGTAGAAGAGTGTAGGGTTTCCAAAAAGTAGACTTAACAAGATTCAGACGGATAGCGGAAGAAATAAAATAGAGAGAATAAGGGAGCAACAGTCTGGAAGTTAGTGGTCTCTGACCTCCAAGGTAATGTTGTATGTGACGGTAGGGGTGCATTCCATCATCTCATCATTGCAGCACCCAGCACAGCGGGTGAGAACCACACAGGACGGGATGAAGATGTGCTCGGTGTCATCAGGGTATTCCTGTTGAATTTCCACCAGCATTTCCCGAGGACGGCAGAGAGACCGGTTATACACTTCCATGAATGGCACCACTGCAAGTTAAAGGAAAGTGGAAATCAGTCTctcttttttgccaaaaaatgtTGGCCAAGAGTTGCACCACTGAGAGCGAGATGATCTTTGCTCTTATTCAAGGCCAACACTGTTTGGAAATACGGGAGCCCTTCTAGGAATTTTTGACTGAGTGGTGTCCATTTGAACAATGTACATTCCTTATGTTGCGCACTGCaaacctaaaaaaacaaaaaaggttctCTATGTTCTCTGGGTTTAGCAGAGATTGGGCAATGAGAAGTCTGGCAATGCTTACTCCAAATTATCCCTTGGCGGTTTGTGTGTTGAGAAGAATTACAAACCACACTGGATTGAGAGCGTCTAATAAATACTACAAATTCATCCGAAACTATTCAGTGTCAGATTGATTAAAGGCATAGAAGCTTTCCTTCACCCCTCCACCAGAGGGTGCTATACTCAGTGAATCTGTACATGTCACATCTCTGGATGACACCATTCAGTGCCAGAAGAAACTTACCATCATATGTGCTTCTGCCTCCCTCCCTGGGTATGTAGGCACTCTGtggattaaaagaaaaaaaagtgtgttttagtcagaaatgtatatttacacaACTGTACAGTTGTACATATTAATTCAAAATTGTTAGTCACATGAGTCCCAACAGGTTTGACTAGTTATTAACAACCGCATTACCACAGGTTTGGGATGATGCAACAGATAACCTAATTTCATTTCAAAGACAAAGTTCATCGAAATCTTAATGTTAGCTAACACAGAGAATTATTGTTTTCTGGCTCGTGCATATAGTTAAcgcatataaaaaatataatgcaactCAAGTAAACCTATCAACAACTCAAGTCTGAAACTCAGGCTCAAGTTAACTCAGGTTAAGttgtaaaaaagaaaacctgTCATTTAAGCAGCTCACTAAAGATATGACTTTGACTCCTAATGAGAGACTAAAGATAACAgataaaaagctgtcaatcatgaCAAATGGGCTTtcagattttatatatacagcctatattaaaaatgttgtgcAGAATACagaaaactattaataaaaaaagatactttAGACTTAGACTTGGCCTTGAAAGACCCGAGACTTGATTTAGACTTGACCTTGATAGTTTTCTGTCACTTGAACTCTGCATTAGAGAGCTGTGAACATTTCAGATCCCAGACATTTCGCAAAAAGCACCACGGAGAGACCATGTGCATTTCTCAATTAAGCTTTTTACTCTCTTTACAGACCGGCTTAGCTTTTTCTTGGGTTTCATATGTTTTAACatatttcatatgtttttttttatttttttattattattccattgCATCAAGTTCTCATCAAACTGACTGATTAacaatattattagtatttatgcATGTCCTTGAGTATAATGCTTCAAATTTCATCCAGAACAAGTCTCTGTGGTTAAAATGTTTGCTCAAATCATAACTTAAATGACTGATATCTCTACACTGTGGTCTCCAGAGGCAGATTATGTTGATAGCCGCTCAGTCTGAAGCGCTAGACAGTAGCTGCGCCTTTAAAGCGTAATAATATCACTAAGGAGGCTATGATAGGGCCTTCACCAAAACCAACAACAAACTTCAAAACAGTTGAATTCCTGCCGGTTGTATCTTTTCTACAGAGTTTAATGGCTCACTGTGGCCTGGTCCGATTTGCTTGTTCAAGTGATTTTGAATAGGTTGGCAAGACATGGTCAATGACCTCGCAAGGGGACACACAAGGACGTCCGATATAGTGGCGCAGGCACATTATATTCAAAACAACAGTATTTACAATTCAACCAACACGTCGGATGCATTCTCTATACATGCTCAGGCATCTAAAACTTACCTTGACAGCTGAAAAATACAGAAGCGTCACAAGAAATAACTGGAGCACGCGAACGGCAAAGTTCATGATTGAATTTATAAGGCGAATAAATCTTTTTAATACCCTATCCGATGATAGGCGAACTTTAGCAAACGCATTGGTAAAGGTCTCGGAGAGCAGGTTAGACATGAGTAAAGGCTTCTTCGCAAGGGGTCCGACCTATAGGGGCAACGAGAATCCCATGTTGGTCCCAAAACACGCATGCAGACACCTGAGAGCGACAGAGAGTGTGTTATAATGTCTCTCAGCTGTTGCCGATTATTTTCAGAATATCCAGAAATATGAGAATCCAGGACGCAGGTCCTCT
Proteins encoded in this window:
- the LOC113048546 gene encoding vascular endothelial growth factor A-A-like isoform X3, whose product is MSNLLSETFTNAFAKVRLSSDRVLKRFIRLINSIMNFAVRVLQLFLVTLLYFSAVKSAYIPREGGRSTYDVVPFMEVYNRSLCRPREMLVEIQQEYPDDTEHIFIPSCVVLTRCAGCCNDEMMECTPTVTYNITLEIKRLKPLRHQGDFFMSFAEHSECQCRPRKDALEKKENQCEPCCATCSERRRRLFIQDPETCQCSCKHSEADCRSRQLELNERTCRCDKPRR
- the LOC113048546 gene encoding vascular endothelial growth factor A-A-like isoform X2 yields the protein MSNLLSETFTNAFAKVRLSSDRVLKRFIRLINSIMNFAVRVLQLFLVTLLYFSAVKSAYIPREGGRSTYDVVPFMEVYNRSLCRPREMLVEIQQEYPDDTEHIFIPSCVVLTRCAGCCNDEMMECTPTVTYNITLEIKRLKPLRHQGDFFMSFAEHSECQCRPRKDALEKKENSQCEPCCATCSERRRRLFIQDPETCQCSCKHSEADCRSRQLELNERTCRCDKPRR
- the LOC113048546 gene encoding vascular endothelial growth factor A-A-like isoform X1; protein product: MSNLLSETFTNAFAKVRLSSDRVLKRFIRLINSIMNFAVRVLQLFLVTLLYFSAVKSAYIPREGGRSTYDVVPFMEVYNRSLCRPREMLVEIQQEYPDDTEHIFIPSCVVLTRCAGCCNDEMMECTPTVTYNITLEIKRLKPLRHQGDFFMSFAEHSECQCRPRKDALEKKEKKPRKGKGQKRKRKKNSEKKQDFSQCEPCCATCSERRRRLFIQDPETCQCSCKHSEADCRSRQLELNERTCRCDKPRR